A genomic window from Promicromonospora sukumoe includes:
- the rsmG gene encoding 16S rRNA (guanine(527)-N(7))-methyltransferase RsmG, with product MAGEAGSAEAEVFDGETLGASDAVKAYLGDGYDGVVRYGELLRDQGELRGLIGPREVPRIWERHILNSAAVVPYLPQSGSVTDIGSGAGLPGIVIAAMRPQLQVILVEPMERRTTWLAEVVSELGLPNVEIKRGRAEEYHGAFEADAVTSRAVAALSKLVRMSMPLVRVGGELVILKGRNVAQEVEPARKVLRKYAVGDPEILEGATVDGVETTTIVRVRRGK from the coding sequence GTGGCAGGGGAGGCCGGCTCGGCGGAGGCCGAGGTGTTCGACGGCGAGACGCTCGGCGCCAGCGACGCGGTCAAGGCTTACCTGGGTGACGGGTATGACGGCGTGGTGCGCTACGGCGAGCTGCTGCGCGACCAGGGTGAGCTGCGGGGGCTGATCGGTCCGCGCGAGGTCCCGCGCATCTGGGAGCGGCACATCCTGAACTCCGCGGCGGTCGTCCCGTACCTGCCGCAGTCCGGTTCCGTGACTGACATCGGTTCGGGGGCGGGGCTGCCCGGGATCGTGATCGCGGCGATGCGGCCCCAGCTCCAGGTGATCCTGGTCGAGCCCATGGAGCGACGGACGACGTGGCTGGCCGAGGTCGTGTCGGAGCTCGGACTGCCGAACGTGGAGATCAAGCGCGGTCGGGCCGAGGAGTACCACGGTGCCTTCGAGGCGGACGCCGTCACCTCACGGGCGGTGGCCGCCCTGTCGAAGTTGGTCCGGATGAGCATGCCGCTCGTCCGGGTGGGCGGTGAGCTGGTGATCCTCAAGGGGCGCAACGTGGCGCAGGAGGTCGAGCCGGCCCGCAAGGTGCTGCGGAAGTACGCCGTGGGCGACCCGGAGATCCTGGAGGGGGCGACGGTGGACGGCGTCGAGACCACGACGATCGTCCGGGTGCGTCGGGGGAAGTAG
- a CDS encoding Jag family protein produces MNASTGTAAPDPAAAVADPEDRTKRLEEEGEIAADYLEEFLDIADLDGDIDLDIKHDRAAVEVVADDPQSLSHLIGREGEVLDAMQELTRLAVQTRTGDRSRLMLDIGGYRAARRVELTRIAEKAVEQVQASGEEVELEPLNAFERKVVHDAVAVAGLVSDSRGVEPERYVVVQPAGTVAAVTD; encoded by the coding sequence ATGAACGCGAGCACAGGTACGGCCGCCCCCGATCCCGCGGCCGCGGTCGCCGATCCGGAGGACCGGACCAAGCGCCTCGAGGAGGAGGGCGAGATCGCCGCCGACTACCTCGAGGAGTTCCTCGACATCGCCGACCTCGACGGCGACATCGACCTCGACATCAAGCACGACCGGGCCGCCGTCGAGGTGGTCGCCGACGACCCCCAGTCTCTGTCGCACCTGATCGGTCGCGAGGGTGAGGTGCTCGACGCGATGCAGGAGCTCACCCGCCTCGCCGTGCAGACGCGGACCGGGGACCGGAGTCGGCTGATGCTGGACATCGGCGGCTACCGGGCGGCCCGTCGGGTCGAGCTGACCCGCATCGCGGAGAAGGCCGTCGAGCAGGTGCAGGCCTCGGGCGAAGAGGTCGAGCTCGAGCCGCTGAACGCCTTCGAGCGCAAGGTCGTGCACGACGCCGTCGCCGTGGCCGGCCTGGTCAGCGACTCGCGCGGGGTCGAGCCGGAGCGGTACGTGGTGGTTCAGCCGGCCGGCACGGTGGCCGCGGTCACCGACTGA
- the yidC gene encoding membrane protein insertase YidC translates to MDFFAFLYPIEWVVAWIMYGSHWLFTSLGMSSGPGTAWVLSIVALVIVIRIVLIPLFFKQIKASRGMQMIQPELQAVQKKYKGKTDPASRENMTRETMELYRKHGTNPFASCMPILLQSPIFFALFRVLNGLQPISTGAQDPIGPITREVAGDIESSTLFGAQLSDVFLQTDSLTSRIVVIGLIVAMSVTTFTTQRQLTMKNMPPSALEGPMAQTQKLMLYMLPIVFAISGVNFPVGVLIYWTVTNLWSMGQQYYTIKRMPTPGSLAEKQMKERQAAKAARKAAKSGVVVEEDVPVVEEPKTGQRVQPKRKNRQKTTGPRPEPTRPAIAQAAPQDATDVTDAPVDGQPGPKPKQSGAAKQSGTPKQSGSPKQSGSPKQSGGTAGSQPGSKPKQSGTAPGATPTSSGKRKQKK, encoded by the coding sequence ATGGACTTCTTCGCCTTCCTCTACCCCATCGAGTGGGTCGTGGCCTGGATCATGTACGGGTCGCACTGGCTGTTCACGTCGCTCGGGATGTCCAGCGGCCCCGGCACCGCGTGGGTGCTCTCGATCGTCGCCCTCGTGATCGTCATCCGTATCGTGCTCATCCCGCTCTTCTTCAAGCAGATCAAGGCTTCGCGCGGGATGCAGATGATCCAGCCCGAGCTGCAGGCGGTGCAGAAGAAGTACAAGGGCAAGACGGACCCTGCGTCCCGCGAGAACATGACGCGCGAGACCATGGAGCTGTACCGGAAGCATGGTACGAACCCGTTCGCCTCGTGCATGCCGATCCTGCTGCAGTCGCCGATCTTCTTCGCACTGTTCCGGGTGCTGAACGGCCTGCAGCCGATCTCGACCGGCGCCCAGGACCCGATCGGTCCGATCACCCGTGAGGTCGCCGGCGACATCGAGTCGTCGACGCTGTTCGGCGCGCAGCTGAGCGACGTCTTCCTGCAGACCGACTCGCTGACCTCGCGCATCGTCGTGATCGGCCTGATCGTCGCGATGAGCGTCACGACCTTCACCACGCAGCGCCAGCTCACGATGAAGAACATGCCGCCGTCGGCCCTCGAGGGCCCGATGGCGCAGACGCAGAAGCTCATGCTCTACATGCTGCCGATCGTCTTCGCGATCTCCGGCGTGAACTTCCCGGTCGGTGTGCTGATCTACTGGACCGTGACGAACCTCTGGTCCATGGGCCAGCAGTACTACACGATCAAGCGGATGCCGACCCCCGGTTCGCTCGCCGAGAAGCAGATGAAGGAGCGGCAGGCCGCGAAGGCCGCGCGCAAGGCTGCCAAGAGCGGCGTGGTCGTCGAGGAGGACGTCCCGGTCGTCGAGGAGCCGAAGACCGGTCAGCGTGTGCAGCCGAAGCGCAAGAACCGCCAGAAGACGACGGGCCCCCGCCCGGAGCCCACGCGTCCGGCCATCGCGCAGGCCGCTCCTCAGGACGCGACCGATGTGACCGACGCGCCGGTCGACGGCCAGCCGGGCCCCAAGCCCAAGCAGTCCGGTGCCGCCAAGCAGTCCGGTACGCCGAAGCAGTCGGGCTCGCCCAAGCAGTCGGGTAGCCCGAAGCAGTCCGGCGGCACGGCCGGGTCCCAGCCCGGGTCCAAGCCGAAGCAGTCCGGCACGGCGCCGGGGGCGACCCCGACGTCGTCGGGCAAGCGCAAGCAGAAGAAGTAG